The proteins below come from a single Saimiri boliviensis isolate mSaiBol1 chromosome 16, mSaiBol1.pri, whole genome shotgun sequence genomic window:
- the AKAP11 gene encoding A-kinase anchor protein 11 isoform X2 produces the protein MRFVDYLFIDYIQQQIVMATFRNNHMKTKASVRKSFSEDVFQSVKSLLQSKKELCSVTAEDCLQQDEHANLTEVTFLGFNEETDAAHIQDLAAVSLELPDLLNSLHFCSLNENEIICMRNINKPSDISSDPLNQSHHSGMLCVMRVSHTLPRLRIDFIFSLLSKYATGIRYTLDTFLHQKHQLETTDEDDDDTNQSVSSIEDDFVTAFEHLEEEETSKPYNNGMNITVLRSQCDAASQTVTGHHLETHDLKILIGSGQQKSLAKPSTSSMNVLGQKELPSVKTSVTTSISEPWTQRSFYRSSNASDKDIDLQKTFFSSSPAYSSESECSSPSPVIFLDEEGYQKSLKAKLELPKIPVTKDDIEDSDSEVSEFFDSFDQFDELEQTLETCLFNKDPVIRKSSQKKGHKRGKSCMNPQKFKFDRPALPANVRKPTPRKPESPYGNLCDAPDSPRPVKASGEDSGLFSPIRSSAFSPLGGCTPAECFCQTDIGGDRIHENHDSVYYTYEDYANSISCEVLDSVLRTQHTNALSNIDSIKHGENKTVTFKHGNLDQKNKSKNKSLMIKDSIQKFAADLLEKSFGSAFKDLQKGVSSCTNALCHLAIKLTSSVFQMAFNELKRQRAFSLKERAISSLANFLVSEALSNALKDLQYVKKQIFTNTVARFAADLAEELVFEGIMEVCQFSYPQTPASPQCGSFDFEDKVVKSYAKDLSESVIQEAFIELSQVDVTFTTKAAVSVSTDNIKYVSAESVVPSTQAVTFSPSFHNQAIMVTKPVQEYKKEFTVQQALFCTSGIVTSIPVPLAGSALLPYHISSTACQAKALLSSDDSNSNGDSAQVHIATKNREEKVACLRNICLPSEHNPGNTNDFKPTNDDIEMQSSSKLPSDPAIISNFSAAMVHTIVNETLESMTSLEVTKMVDEHADYLTKSVKGKTPPFSHCDEAVLECSEASSNKNMFADQLSKSIIKHSIDKSKSVIPNMDKKAVYKETLPVPGEESQLTPEKSPKFSESHSHLTHCSLSAGKDCVPECKGSVAHGSSLEMLPSCPAVTGQKPDLKELDKDQTLKKQNLNNTSLEPLSFGQENPFPHSHTFSSTALTCVDGLHVEDKQKVRDRNIIPDTPPSTPLVPSQASSEWDIKKLTKKLKGELAKEFAPATPPSTPHNSSVGSLSENEQNTIEKEEFMLKLMRSLSEEVESNESGELPEVDVKSEHSGKKVQFAEALATHILSLATEMAASHLDSKIIQEPKVKSPCLNVQSQRSVSPTFLNHSDENLKILCNFAGDMAAEVITEAEKITKVRSCMLFKQKKNSCHADGGQDYKVEERLDLEAVAHPREVDSFILSLPPSSCMSGLTYRYPSCESVTDEYAGHIIQILKQEGGNSELIMDQYANRLAYRSVKSGLQEAAKTTKVQCNSRMFPVPSSQVKANKELLMFSNKEHHQEADKKRQSKRNEGYFCKNQPFERTQDPCRNECSELYTFSTSLAHSITKDATEELTASLVGLPKSLTDSCLFEKSGCEEDNECHVKPELPKSLQPPSQSHRFYHSAGSLNGYGCGENVVQAIEQYAKKVVDDTLELTLGSTVFQVSETTKSADRVTYAEKLSPLIGQTCRYCDLKELHNCSGNSSQHFFRQGSLPGSKLASNPKFSSRSPKSRIFHLDVPQIHVNLDKKAVLAEKIVAEAIEKAERELSSTSLAADSGIGQEGTSFAESLATEIMTAAVTNVGHAISSSKEVEDFQLTESFSSQQMNLSIGDDSTGSWSNLSFEDEHQDESSSFHHLSESNGNSSSWSSLGLEGDLYEDNLSFPTSDSDEPDDKDEEQEDEVEGLGQDGKTLLITNIDMEPCTVDPQLRIILQWLVASEAEVAELYFHDSAKKEFILLSKRLQEKGWKVGDLLQAVLQYYEVMENASSEERCKSLFDWLLENA, from the exons GCGTTTCGTGGATTACCTCTTCATTGATTATATACAACAACAAATAGTTATGGCGACTTTCAGAAACAATCACATGAAGACTAAAGCGTCTGTCAGAAAA aGCTTCAGTGAAGATGTGTTCCAGTCTGTAAAATCTTTATTGCAGAGCAAGAAGGAACTATGCAGTGTAACAGCAGAGGACTGTTTACAGCAGGATGAACATGCCAATTTAACTGAG GTCACATTTCTGGGTTTTAATGAGGAGACAGATGCTGCTCATATACAG GATTTAGCTGCAGTTTCTTTGGAACTTCCAGATCTTCTGAATTCACTCCACTTCTGCAgtctaaatgaaaatgaaattatttgtatGAGGAATATAAATAAACCATCAGATATAAGCAGTGATCCTCTAAATCAG AGTCATCATTCTGGAATGCTTTGTGTCATGAGAGTGTCACATACATTACCAAGACTTAGGATTGATTTTATCTTTAGTCTCCTAAGTAAATATGCTACTGGTATAAGGTACACCTTGGACACATTCTTGCATCAGAAGCACCAACTTGAGACAactgatgaagatgatgatgatactAACCAGTCTGTGTCATCCATAGAGGATGACTTTGTCACTGCTTTTGAGCacttagaagaggaagaaacttcAAAGCCATATAACAATG GAATGAACATTACTGTGCTAAGGAGCCAGTGTGATGCTGCTTCCCAGACGGTTACTGGTCATCATTTAGAAACCCATGATTTAAAGATTCTCATTGGCTCTGGGCAGCAGAAGTCACTGGCTAAACCCTCAACTTCCTCAATGAATGTTCTGGGACAGAAAGAACTGCCTTCTGTGAAAACTTCAGTCACAACATCAATTTCAGAGCCTTGGACCCAAAGGAGTTTCTATAGGTCATCTAATGCTTCAGATAAAGACATtgatttacagaaaacatttttttcttcttctcctgccTACTCATCTGAATCAGAATGTTCAAGTCCAAGTCCTGTTATTTTCTTGGATGAAGAGGGATATCAAAAAAGCTTAAAAGCAAAACTTGAGCTGCCTAAAATTCCTGTGACGAAAGATGATATTGAAGATTCAGACTCAGAAGTAAGTGAATTTTTTGATAGTTTTGATCAGTTTGATGAACTAGAACAAACTTTAGAGACTTGCCTGTTTAACAAAGATCCCGTCATCAGGAAGTCTTCGCAGAAGAAAGGGCACAAACGTGGAAAATCATGTATGAATCCTCAAAAATTCAAGTTTGATCGTCCAGCTCTCCCAGCTAATGTTAGAAAGCCAACTCCGCGTAAACCAGAATCTCCATATGGTAACCTGTGTGATGCTCCAGATTCTCCTCGCCCAGTGAAGGCATCAGGGGAAGATAGTGGTTTATTTAGTCCTATTCGATCCTCTGCTTTTAGTCCTCTTGGAGGCTGTACTCCAGCTGAGTGTTTTTGCCAAACAGATATTGGTGGAGATAGGATTCATGAAAATCATGATTCTGTTTATTACACCTATGAAGATTATGCAAATAGCATTTCATGTGAAGTATTAGACTCAGTTCTTCGTACCCAGCATACTAATGCTCTGTCAAATATTGATAGTATTaaacatggagaaaataaaactgtaactTTTAAGCATGGAAACCttgatcaaaaaaataaatctaaaaataaatcctTAATGATTAAAGATAGCATTCAAAAATTTGCAGCAGATCTTTTGGAAAAAAGTTTTGGCAGTGCATTTAAAGACTTACAGAAAGGAGTCTCTTCATGTACCAATGCGTTGTGCCACTTAGCCATCAAATTGACATCATCTGTTTTTCAGATGGCATTTAATGAGCTGAAAAGGCAGCGTGCATTTTCACTGAAAGAACGTGCCATTAgtagcctggctaactttttggtGAGTGAAGCTTTATCAAATGCCTTAAAAGATTTACAGTATGTAAAGAAGCAGATATTCACAAACACAGTTGCTAGGTTTGCTGCAGATCTTGCTGAAGAGCTTGTTTTTGAAGGTATCATGGAAGTGTGTCAGTTTTCATATCCTCAAACGCCTGCATCTCCACAGTGTGGATCTTTTGACTTTGAAGACAAAGTAGTGAAGTCGTATGCAAAAGACTTGTCTGAATCTGTAATACAGGAAGCGTTCATTGAGCTATCACAAGTTGATGTGACCTTTACAACAAAGGCAGCAGTTAGTGTCTCTACAGATAATATCAAGTATGTGAGTGCAGAAAGTGTAGTGCCATCGACACAGGCCGTcacattttccccttcttttcaCAATCAAGCAATTATGGTGACAAAACCGGTGCAGGAATATAAAAAGGAATTCACAGTGCAGCAGGCCTTGTTTTGTACTTCTGGAATTGTTACTTCTATACCAGTGCCCTTGGCAGGAAGTGCCCTTCTCCCATATCATATTTCATCTACTGCATGTCAGGCAAAGGCTCTTCTATCATCTGATGATAGTAATTCAAATGGTGATTCTGCCCAAGTGCATATTGCcacaaaaaacagagaagaaaaagtggCTTGTCTCAGAAATATTTGTTTACCTTCAGAACACAATCCAGGTAACACGAATGATTTTAAACCAACTAATGATGATATTGAAATGCAAAGTTCCTCCAAATTACCAAGTGATCCTGCAATTATTAGCAACTTTTCTGCAGCAATGGTGCATACAATAGTAAATGAAACTTTAGAGTCAATGACATCATTGGAAGTTACAAAAATGGTTGATGAGCATGCAGATTATTTAACTAAATCAGTAAAGGGGAAAACCCCTCCATTTTCCCACTGTGATGAAGCagtgctggaatgcagtgaagcTAGCAGCAATAAGAACATGTTTGCTGACCAGTTATCTAAATCTATTATTAAACATTCCATAGATAAAAGCAAATCAGTGATCCCAAATATGGATAAAAAGGCAGTATACAAGGAAACCTTGCCTGTTCCTGGAGAAGAATCACAGTTGACACCGGAAAAGTCTCCCAAATTTTCTGAGTCTCACAGTCACTTAACTCACTGCTCACTTTCAGCTGGAAAAGATTGTGTTCCAGAATGTAAGGGTTCTGTGGCTCATGGATCTTCCTTAGAGATGCTGCCGTCTTGTCCAGCTGTGACAGGTCAGAAACCTGACTTAAAGGAACTTGATAAGGATCAAACactgaaaaagcaaaacttgaataaTACATCACTTGAACCCTTGTCTTTTGGACAGGAAAACCCTTTCCCTCATTCACATACTTTCTCATCTACAGCACTTACCTGTGTAGATGGTTTGCATGTAGAAGATAAACAGAAAGTCAGGGACAGAAATATAATACCTGATACTCCTCCATCAACTCCTTTAGTACCATCCCAGGCTAGTTCTGAATGGGATATCAAGAAGTTAACCAAAAAGCTCAAGGGAGAATTAGCCAAAGAGTTTGCACCTGCTACACCACCTTCTACTCCGCACAACTCATCTGTTGGTAGTTTGTCTGAGAATgaacaaaataccatagaaaaAGAAGAGTTCATGTTGAAACTCATGCGATCTCTTTCTGAAGAAGTTGAAAGTAATGAAAGTGGAGAGCTCCCAGAAGTGGATGTGAAGTCAGAGCACTCGGGGAAGAAGGTTCAGTTTGCAGAAGCATTAGCTACACACATCCTTTCTCTTGCAACTGAAATGGCAGCTTCCCATTTAGAtagtaaaataattcaagaaCCCAAGGTTAAAAGCCCTTGCTTAAATGTGCAAAGTCAAAGAAGTGTCTCGCCTACTTTTTTAAACCACTCagatgaaaatttgaaaatattgtgcAATTTTGCAGGTGATATGGCAGCAGAAGTCATTACAGAAGCTGAGAAAATCACAAAAGTCCGAAGTTGTATGCTTTTCAAGCAAAAGAAGAACAGTTGTCATGCCGATGGTGGCCAAGATTATAAAGTAGAAGAGAGGTTGGATTTGGAGGCTGTAGCACACCCAAGAGAAGTGGATTCGTTTATTCTTTCATTACCACCAAGTTCTTGTATGTCAGGTCTCACATATAGGTATCCCAGCTGTGAAAGTGTGACAGATGAATATGCAGGTCACATTATCCAGATACTAAAACAGGAAGGTGGTAATAGTGAGTTGATAATGGATCAGTATGCAAATAGACTTGCCTACCGATCTGTTAAATCAGGATTACAGGAAGCAGCTAAGACAACCAAAGTGCAGTGCAACTCAAGAATGTTCCCTGTGCCAAGCTCACAAGTGAAAGCAAACAAGGAACtgttaatgttttcaaataaggaaCACCACCAAGAGgcagataaaaaaagacaaagtaaaagaaatgaaggtTACTTTTGCAAAAATCAACCTTTCGAAAGGACCCAGGATCCATGTAGAAATGAGTGCTCTGAACTGTATACTTTTTCAACTTCTCTTGCTCACAGCATAACAAAAGATGCTACAGAAGAGCTGACAGCTTCTCTAGTTGGCCTACCAAAATCCTTAACAGATTCTTGCTTGTTTGAAAAATCTGGATGTGAAGAAGATAACGAGTGTCATGTTAAACCAGAATTGCCTAAGTCTCTTCAGCCTCCTTCACAAAGTCACAGGTTTTACCACAGCGCTGGCAGCTTAAATGGATATGGTTGTGGAGAGAATGTTGTTCAAGCTATAGAACAGTATGCCAAAAAAGTAGTGGATGACACTCTAGAGCTAACTCTAGGATCTACAGTGTTCCAAGTGTCTGAGACCACAAAATCAGCAGACAGGGTCACTTATGCAGAGAAGTTGTCACCTCTTATAGGTCAAACTTGCAGATATTGTGACCTTAAAGAACTTCACAATTGCTCTGGAAATTCATCTCAGCACTTTTTCAGACAGGGTTCTCTCCCTGGTAGTAAGCTAGCTTCAAATCCAAAATTTAGCAGCCGCTCTCCAAAATCTAGGATTTTTCATCTCGATGTCCCTCAGATTCATGTTAATCTTGATAAGAAGGCAGTGCTTGCTGAGAAGATAGTTGCTGAAGCCATTGAAAAAGCTGAGCGAGAGCTGAGCAGCACTAGCCTGGCAGCCGACAGTGGGATCGGACAGGAGGGTACCAGCTTTGCTGAAAGCCTTGCCACAGAAATCATGACAGCAGCTGTCACAAATGTTGGACATGCTATTAGCAG ttcAAAAGAAGTAGAAGACTTTCAGTTAACCGAGTCTTTTAGTAGCCAGCAGATGAACCTCAGTATTGGTGATGACAGCACTGGTAGCTGGTCCAATTTAAGTTTTGAAGATGAACACCAAGATGAAAGCAGCAGTTTTCATCATCTAAGTGAAAG TAATGGTAACAGCAGTAGCTGGAGCAGTCTTGGTTTAGAAGGAGATTTGTATGAGGACAATTTATCCTTTCCAACATCAGACAG TGATGAACCAGATGATAAAGATGAAGAGCAAGAGGATGAAGTAGAAG gTTTAGGGCAAGATGGAAAGACACTGCTAATTACCAATATTGACATGGAGCCATGCACAGTAGACCCCCAGCTAAGGATTATTCTTCAATGGCTTGTTGCCTCTGAGGCTGAAGTTGCAGAACTTTATTTTCATGACTCTGCAAAGAAGGAGTTTATCCTA CTTTCAAAACGGTTGCAAGAGAAAGGCTGGAAAGTGGGAGACCTCCTGCAGGCTGTGCTTCAGTACTATGAAGTGATGGAAAACGCTTCCAGTGAGGAGAGATGCAAGTCACTGTTTGATTGGCTCCTGGAAAATGCATAG